The Mycolicibacterium lutetiense genome window below encodes:
- a CDS encoding TauD/TfdA dioxygenase family protein, whose translation MTTSTALDTRDIKPRIGTEIRADKATLLSGEHAGQIRELLEQRGVLVFPQVGFSDDEQITFTETLGTFAAEHQGERLYKVSLDTEVNKHADYLKGSLYWHIDGTMNEVPIRASLLQSVALGNPEEGDTEFCNTYAAYDDLSDEDKADIEGLRVMHSAWNTLFYYDPEPSAKTLRRMMAIGDRELPLVWTHQSGRKSLVLGATARHIVDTDGPIDFRKSIELLVRLRDWATQPDFTYRHKWTVGDLVIWDNTGTMHRATPYDPMSGRLLQRTKLEGEEPFA comes from the coding sequence ATGACCACGTCAACTGCACTCGACACCCGGGATATCAAACCGCGCATCGGAACCGAGATCCGTGCCGACAAGGCGACGCTGCTCTCCGGCGAGCATGCCGGACAGATCCGGGAACTGCTAGAGCAGCGCGGGGTTCTGGTGTTCCCGCAGGTCGGGTTCAGCGACGACGAGCAGATCACCTTCACCGAAACCCTCGGTACGTTCGCCGCCGAGCATCAAGGCGAGAGGCTTTACAAGGTCTCACTCGATACCGAGGTGAACAAGCATGCCGACTACCTCAAGGGTTCGCTGTACTGGCACATCGACGGCACGATGAACGAGGTGCCGATCCGGGCCTCGCTGCTGCAGAGCGTAGCGCTGGGTAACCCGGAGGAAGGCGACACCGAGTTCTGCAATACCTACGCCGCCTACGACGACCTGTCCGATGAGGACAAGGCGGACATCGAGGGACTGCGGGTCATGCACTCGGCGTGGAACACGTTGTTCTACTACGACCCCGAACCGAGTGCGAAGACGCTGCGGCGCATGATGGCGATCGGTGATCGCGAGCTGCCGTTGGTGTGGACGCACCAGTCCGGCCGCAAGTCGCTGGTGCTGGGTGCCACCGCGCGCCACATCGTCGACACCGACGGCCCGATCGACTTCAGGAAGAGCATCGAACTGCTGGTGCGGCTGCGGGATTGGGCCACCCAGCCCGATTTCACCTATCGGCACAAGTGGACCGTCGGCGATTTGGTGATCTGGGACAACACCGGAACCATGCACCGGGCCACACCTTATGACCCGATGTCGGGCCGGCTGCTGCAGCGCACCAAGCTCGAGGGCGAGGAGCCCTTCGCTTGA